One window of Microbacterium sp. Root61 genomic DNA carries:
- a CDS encoding MarR family winged helix-turn-helix transcriptional regulator produces the protein MTTTSERWQPQTPRDAEVMRVLQAIRAFSDAMDRMHSGMKGDMEMNSTDLAALRMLIMREQRGQDVSPHDVARHLRISTASTTKLLDRLSESGHVQRQAHPRDKRSRIVVLTDVSRREFFKNFGATLAAMRGVAENYREDELQVIARFMSEVSAAIDPE, from the coding sequence GTGACCACGACATCGGAGCGATGGCAACCGCAGACGCCACGTGATGCGGAAGTCATGCGCGTCCTCCAAGCCATTCGCGCCTTCAGCGATGCCATGGATCGTATGCACAGCGGCATGAAGGGGGACATGGAGATGAACTCCACCGATCTCGCCGCCTTGCGCATGCTGATCATGCGTGAACAGCGCGGACAGGACGTCAGTCCTCATGATGTCGCGCGCCACCTGCGAATATCAACGGCATCGACCACGAAGCTCCTCGATCGACTCTCCGAATCCGGTCACGTTCAGCGGCAGGCTCACCCCCGCGACAAGCGGTCGCGCATCGTCGTGCTCACCGACGTCTCCCGTCGCGAGTTCTTCAAGAATTTCGGAGCTACTCTGGCCGCGATGCGCGGGGTTGCAGAGAACTACCGTGAAGATGAACTCCAGGTCATCGCGCGTTTCATGAGCGAAGTCAGTGCGGCGATAGACCCGGAGTGA
- the idi gene encoding isopentenyl-diphosphate Delta-isomerase — MSDTDLVVLLDDEGREIGTAPKSSVHGTDTALHLAFSCHVVNDDGEVLVTRRALGKKTWPGVWSNSFCGHPRPAEPVLQAVQRRADYELGISLTRIELALPLFRYRATDASGIVEHEICPVYTARADTEPVLNPLEVIDARWVHPGALAAALRATPWAFSPWLVLQASQLHLFDTSLETHRSP; from the coding sequence TTGAGCGACACGGATCTGGTCGTCCTCCTCGACGACGAGGGAAGAGAGATCGGCACCGCGCCGAAGAGCAGTGTCCACGGTACCGACACGGCGCTGCATCTCGCATTCTCGTGCCACGTCGTCAACGACGACGGGGAGGTTCTGGTGACCCGCCGCGCCCTCGGCAAGAAGACGTGGCCCGGGGTCTGGAGCAACTCCTTCTGCGGCCATCCACGCCCCGCCGAGCCCGTGCTCCAAGCCGTGCAGCGACGTGCGGACTACGAACTGGGAATATCCCTCACTCGGATAGAGCTCGCGCTGCCACTGTTCCGCTACCGCGCCACCGACGCGAGCGGGATCGTCGAGCACGAGATCTGCCCCGTCTACACGGCGCGCGCCGACACCGAGCCGGTGCTGAACCCGCTCGAGGTGATCGACGCGCGGTGGGTGCACCCCGGCGCCCTGGCCGCCGCGCTGCGCGCGACGCCCTGGGCCTTCAGCCCCTGGCTCGTCCTCCAAGCTTCGCAACTCCACCTGTTCGACACCTCCCTCGAAACCCACCGATCGCCATGA
- a CDS encoding polyprenyl synthetase family protein, giving the protein MIAPTVESIVRDEIDASVDEAIARIRRRCEPLGPGAAALAEAIARATAGGKRFRPALVVAAFDAFGGDRERAPALYPVAAAFELLHTAFVVHDDVIDHDTVRRGVPNVAGEFRARARLQGALEAGETQLGDAAAILAGDLLVHEAERMFAVAPVDPWMRPALLDLLDDAVFTSVAGELADVENSISAECATSEATLSAARDKTAVYSFAAPLRAGAVLANAPADSMPVLQRIGERIGLAFQLVDDLVGAFGTRIEAGREEGADLREAKRTPLVALARETAEWARVSEALALAHTGPIAVREAQQLLDRSGARDQLRLLIEDTLSQADADAEASDLPLAVRDLLHSLTATLPERIP; this is encoded by the coding sequence ATGATCGCCCCGACGGTGGAGAGCATCGTGCGAGACGAGATCGACGCCAGCGTGGATGAGGCGATTGCCCGCATCCGCCGCCGATGTGAGCCGCTCGGCCCGGGCGCAGCGGCGCTCGCAGAGGCGATCGCGCGGGCGACGGCCGGCGGCAAACGATTCCGCCCCGCACTGGTCGTCGCCGCGTTCGACGCGTTCGGCGGAGACCGGGAGCGCGCGCCTGCGTTGTACCCGGTGGCAGCCGCGTTCGAGTTGCTGCACACCGCGTTCGTCGTGCACGACGACGTCATCGACCACGACACGGTCCGCCGCGGCGTACCGAACGTCGCCGGAGAATTCCGTGCCCGCGCTCGCCTGCAGGGCGCACTGGAGGCGGGCGAGACGCAACTCGGAGACGCCGCCGCGATCCTCGCCGGGGATCTGCTCGTGCACGAAGCCGAGCGCATGTTCGCCGTCGCTCCGGTCGATCCGTGGATGCGGCCGGCTCTTCTGGACCTGCTTGATGATGCGGTGTTCACTTCTGTCGCAGGAGAGCTCGCCGATGTCGAGAACTCGATCTCCGCCGAGTGCGCCACCTCAGAAGCGACCCTGAGTGCCGCTCGGGACAAGACCGCCGTGTACTCGTTCGCGGCGCCGTTGCGCGCGGGAGCCGTCCTCGCGAACGCCCCGGCAGACTCGATGCCGGTGCTGCAGCGGATCGGCGAGAGGATCGGGCTCGCCTTCCAACTCGTCGACGATCTTGTCGGCGCGTTCGGAACCCGCATCGAGGCGGGGCGCGAGGAAGGCGCGGATCTGCGAGAAGCCAAGCGCACTCCCCTGGTCGCACTCGCACGGGAGACTGCCGAGTGGGCTCGGGTCAGCGAGGCACTCGCGTTGGCCCATACCGGTCCGATCGCCGTCCGCGAGGCACAGCAGTTGCTCGATCGCAGTGGCGCCCGAGATCAGCTGCGCCTGCTCATCGAGGACACCCTTTCGCAGGCGGATGCCGACGCCGAGGCATCCGATCTCCCCCTTGCCGTCCGCGACCTGTTGCACTCGCTCACCGCTACGCTCCCGGAGCGTATTCCATGA
- a CDS encoding phytoene/squalene synthase family protein: MSDTPTGLALYNKTAQDAAAAVIAAYSTSFALACRLLGRRVRPHVRNIYALVRVADEIVDGPASDAGLDAASERKVLDELENDVLAAIDSGFSANLVVHAFAVSARECGIGADLVNPFFSSMRTDTLRTEHDTASHNAYVYGSAEVVGLMCLQAFVNAGRSHPVAPDATLADGARRLGAAFQEVNFLRDEQDDRARLGRDYLDLAAQPEARLAVIDRIDADLAAAAAAIPLLPADCRRAVTAAHDLFAELSRRLRRTSTDGARVRVPDHLKLLLAARAWAGFAPTRTDGPEPARSEVVS, translated from the coding sequence ATGAGTGACACACCGACCGGTCTGGCGTTGTACAACAAGACGGCGCAGGATGCCGCGGCCGCAGTGATCGCCGCGTATTCGACGTCGTTCGCCCTCGCCTGCCGGCTCCTGGGGCGGCGTGTGCGCCCCCATGTGCGCAACATCTACGCACTCGTGCGGGTCGCTGACGAGATCGTCGACGGGCCGGCATCGGATGCCGGACTCGATGCGGCATCCGAGCGGAAGGTCCTCGACGAGTTGGAGAATGACGTGCTCGCCGCCATCGACAGCGGTTTCAGCGCCAACCTCGTGGTGCATGCGTTCGCTGTGTCCGCCCGTGAGTGCGGCATCGGTGCTGATCTCGTGAACCCGTTCTTCTCCTCGATGCGGACCGACACCCTCCGGACGGAGCACGACACGGCATCCCACAATGCCTACGTGTACGGCTCCGCGGAGGTTGTCGGCCTGATGTGCCTCCAGGCGTTCGTCAATGCCGGCAGGTCGCACCCGGTCGCGCCGGATGCGACCCTGGCGGACGGTGCCCGGCGTCTGGGGGCCGCATTCCAGGAGGTGAATTTTCTCCGGGACGAACAGGACGACCGAGCGCGCCTCGGTCGCGACTATCTCGACCTCGCCGCGCAGCCCGAGGCGCGCCTCGCGGTGATCGACCGCATCGACGCCGACCTGGCGGCCGCCGCGGCAGCGATCCCACTGCTGCCCGCCGACTGTCGCCGGGCTGTCACGGCGGCCCATGATCTGTTCGCCGAGCTCTCTCGACGTCTGCGGCGCACCTCAACGGATGGAGCTCGCGTTCGCGTGCCCGACCACCTGAAGCTCCTCCTGGCGGCACGCGCGTGGGCGGGCTTCGCTCCCACTCGCACGGACGGCCCCGAACCCGCCCGCTCGGAGGTCGTGTCATGA
- the crtI gene encoding phytoene desaturase family protein, whose protein sequence is MTRNTVVIGGGIAGLATAALLADDGHRVTLLEARDDLGGRAGVWESKGFRFDTGPSWYLMPEVFEHYFRLLGTTAERELDLVPLTPAYRVFTETEGAQHPLDVVSGRDAATAMFESVEPGAGARLNAYLDSAADAYTLSVTRFLYDTYATTAGLRDPQLLRRLPRLAPLLTRSLASHVDRRFTDQRLRQILQYPAVFLGGSPYEVPSLYHLMSHLDLDQGVLYPQGGFTTIISAIERLARSRDVSIRTGTEVVEILTAGAAAVGVRLADGEVVPADVVVSTADLHHTETTLLPTELQTYPESWWRKKKPSPGALLLMLGVRGDLPQLAHHSLLFVQDWRGNFTKIFGANTSIPDPASIYVCRPSATDPEAAPAGHENLFVLVPVPADPSIGRGGIDGAGDPAVEAAADRVIQQIADWCGAPDLADRIVVRRTVAPGDFATDLHSWRGNALGLAHTLDQSAMFRPRNESKRVEGLYYAGASTLPGVGLPMCLISAELVLKRTRADRTSRPLPTPTGARL, encoded by the coding sequence ATGACACGGAACACCGTGGTGATCGGTGGCGGGATCGCCGGTCTGGCGACGGCTGCGCTCCTCGCCGACGACGGTCACCGCGTGACGCTGCTGGAGGCCCGCGACGACCTCGGCGGTCGAGCCGGCGTGTGGGAGAGCAAAGGGTTCCGTTTCGACACAGGCCCGAGCTGGTACCTGATGCCGGAGGTGTTCGAGCACTACTTCCGCCTCCTCGGGACCACCGCAGAGCGTGAACTCGACCTCGTCCCGCTCACACCGGCATACCGTGTCTTCACCGAGACGGAGGGTGCACAGCATCCGCTCGACGTCGTGTCGGGACGGGATGCCGCGACTGCCATGTTCGAATCGGTCGAACCCGGTGCGGGTGCGCGGCTGAACGCGTACCTCGATTCGGCCGCCGATGCGTACACGCTCTCCGTGACGCGGTTCCTGTACGACACCTACGCCACCACCGCGGGCCTCCGCGATCCCCAGCTGCTGCGAAGGCTCCCCCGGCTCGCTCCGCTGCTGACCCGCTCTCTCGCCTCCCACGTCGATCGTCGATTCACCGACCAGCGCCTCCGGCAGATCCTGCAATACCCGGCGGTCTTCCTCGGAGGCTCCCCCTACGAGGTCCCGAGCCTGTACCACCTGATGAGTCACCTCGATCTCGACCAAGGCGTGCTGTATCCGCAGGGAGGATTCACGACGATCATCTCCGCGATCGAGCGACTCGCGCGGTCACGCGATGTGTCGATCCGCACCGGTACCGAAGTGGTCGAGATCCTGACGGCCGGTGCCGCCGCCGTCGGAGTGCGACTCGCGGACGGTGAGGTCGTCCCCGCCGATGTCGTCGTGTCCACGGCCGATCTGCATCACACCGAGACGACCCTGCTCCCCACCGAACTGCAGACCTACCCGGAATCGTGGTGGCGCAAGAAGAAGCCGAGTCCGGGCGCGCTGCTGCTCATGCTCGGCGTACGCGGCGACCTCCCCCAGCTCGCCCACCACTCACTGCTGTTCGTGCAGGACTGGCGCGGCAACTTCACGAAGATCTTCGGCGCGAACACGAGCATCCCCGACCCCGCATCGATCTATGTCTGCAGGCCGAGCGCGACCGATCCCGAAGCGGCACCAGCCGGCCACGAGAATCTCTTCGTACTCGTCCCCGTGCCTGCCGACCCCTCCATCGGGCGCGGCGGAATCGACGGTGCGGGCGATCCCGCCGTGGAAGCGGCCGCCGACCGCGTCATCCAGCAGATCGCCGACTGGTGTGGCGCCCCCGACCTCGCCGACCGCATCGTCGTACGTCGCACGGTGGCGCCCGGCGACTTCGCCACCGACCTTCACTCGTGGCGGGGCAATGCCCTGGGTCTGGCGCACACCCTCGATCAGAGCGCCATGTTCCGCCCGCGGAATGAGTCGAAGCGGGTCGAAGGCCTGTACTACGCCGGTGCCTCGACGCTGCCGGGTGTCGGTCTCCCGATGTGCTTGATCTCGGCAGAGCTCGTGCTCAAGCGCACGCGCGCCGACCGCACGAGCCGACCGCTCCCGACCCCGACCGGCGCGAGGCTGTAG
- a CDS encoding lycopene cyclase domain-containing protein, whose product MPGLYLIAILVSAAGVAALDARFRLAAWTSPGRTAAAVGIGTAFFLVWDAVGIAAGVFVKGDSPLMVGIDLAPQLPIEEPFFLAFLCYLGLVAWSGALRILPGRPASRVDRTDGAA is encoded by the coding sequence GTGCCGGGGCTTTATCTGATCGCCATCCTGGTCAGCGCTGCGGGAGTCGCAGCCCTCGACGCGCGCTTCCGGCTGGCGGCGTGGACCTCGCCCGGGCGCACCGCCGCGGCTGTGGGCATCGGAACGGCCTTCTTCCTGGTCTGGGACGCCGTCGGGATCGCTGCGGGGGTATTCGTCAAGGGCGACAGTCCGCTCATGGTCGGGATCGACCTCGCTCCGCAGCTTCCGATCGAGGAGCCGTTCTTCCTGGCCTTCCTGTGCTACCTGGGCCTCGTCGCCTGGTCGGGTGCGCTGCGGATCCTTCCCGGGCGACCGGCCTCCCGCGTTGACCGCACAGACGGTGCGGCATGA
- a CDS encoding lycopene cyclase domain-containing protein, translating to MTYTLIVLPFVAVTAIVVVATVRRPQFGPRMAASAIAAALLVLLTAVFDNLMIAAGLFTYPPEHLSGLRIGLAPLEDFSYPLCAAFLVPAAFTLMSRRASVDAASARNGSDG from the coding sequence ATGACTTACACCCTGATCGTGCTTCCGTTCGTCGCCGTGACTGCCATCGTGGTGGTCGCGACGGTGCGTCGCCCGCAGTTCGGACCTCGGATGGCGGCATCCGCGATCGCTGCCGCGTTGCTGGTGCTGCTCACCGCGGTCTTCGACAACCTCATGATCGCGGCCGGGCTGTTCACCTACCCGCCCGAGCACCTGAGCGGACTGCGCATCGGCCTCGCACCGCTCGAGGACTTTTCGTACCCGCTGTGTGCGGCCTTCCTCGTCCCCGCAGCGTTCACCCTGATGAGTCGCCGCGCCTCCGTCGACGCGGCATCCGCTCGGAACGGGAGCGACGGATGA
- a CDS encoding prenyltransferase: protein MSAPAERLHASTALRELLVASRPVSWINTAYPFAAAYLMTTREIDVVLIVGTLFFLVPYNLAMYGINDVFDYESDMRNPRKGGAHGAVLDRRLHTITLWAAGILCIPFVVFLVIVGSALSWLILAVSLFFVVFYSAPPLRLKEVPFADSLTSSIHFFSPAVYGLVLAGAVWTWQLAAVIVAFALWGIASHAFGAVQDVAADRAADISSIATAMGARWTVWFALIGYTAAGAVMLATAWPGPLAALLAVPYLLVVWPFRGVTDDTAITATRGWRRFLWINQLTGFGVTLLLIGYWLRTE from the coding sequence ATGAGCGCCCCGGCCGAACGTCTGCACGCCTCCACTGCACTGCGGGAGCTGCTCGTCGCGTCGAGACCCGTCAGCTGGATCAACACCGCATACCCCTTCGCCGCTGCCTATCTGATGACGACGCGAGAGATCGACGTCGTCCTCATCGTGGGGACCCTCTTCTTCCTCGTCCCCTACAACCTGGCGATGTACGGCATCAACGACGTCTTCGACTATGAGTCGGACATGCGAAACCCGCGAAAGGGCGGCGCACACGGCGCCGTTCTGGATCGGCGACTGCACACGATCACGCTCTGGGCCGCGGGCATCCTCTGCATCCCCTTCGTGGTCTTCCTGGTCATCGTCGGGTCCGCCCTCTCCTGGCTGATCCTGGCGGTGAGCCTCTTCTTCGTCGTGTTCTACTCGGCACCACCGCTGCGCCTGAAAGAGGTTCCGTTCGCGGACTCCCTCACCAGCAGCATCCATTTCTTCTCCCCCGCCGTATACGGTCTGGTGCTGGCCGGAGCCGTGTGGACGTGGCAGCTCGCCGCGGTCATCGTCGCGTTCGCCCTGTGGGGCATCGCGTCGCACGCCTTCGGCGCAGTGCAGGATGTCGCCGCCGATCGCGCAGCCGACATCTCGTCGATCGCCACCGCTATGGGCGCGCGCTGGACCGTATGGTTCGCTTTGATCGGCTACACGGCGGCGGGAGCAGTGATGTTGGCGACCGCATGGCCGGGCCCCCTCGCGGCGCTTCTTGCCGTGCCGTATCTCCTCGTGGTGTGGCCTTTCCGCGGAGTGACCGATGACACCGCGATCACCGCCACCCGCGGCTGGCGTCGATTCCTCTGGATCAATCAGCTGACGGGGTTCGGAGTCACTCTGCTGCTCATCGGCTACTGGCTGCGCACCGAGTGA